A section of the Plasmodium knowlesi strain H genome assembly, chromosome: 3 genome encodes:
- a CDS encoding PelOta-like protein has protein sequence MKLLFRKRDNEDMAFGLVAEEDDDLWHLYNLISVNDEVETITSRKVHKDIGNNTYATEIRKMRLTLMITKVDFDSANSSLRLSGKNIKTNDYVKMGQYHTFEIALNEKIKIKKKNWDSVYKEKLEECTNVKMNSKVAILLVNCGEAQMYLLTENLCKHIFTLSKVIKKKREKSNNSLYAKSLGAFFQQLLLQLMKNVDVEKMQCIVLGGPGFFKNDFLQYVYEKSEQKNDKNVLSIKSKFLIVKTSSINRNSVNEILNNQQIKDQVLNMKVVSHIDVLNKFYKMFDKSEEKICYGNADVKYAASLQAIESLLITDRTFRNCDVVTRKEYVAMVRDVRNSGGRVYIFPDNHTTGEQLNALTGIAAILKFPVYMPEGDDERRQNEKREDEEN, from the coding sequence ATGAAGTTGCTCTTCCGAAAGCGAGACAACGAAGACATGGCCTTCGGGCTGGTGGCGGAGGAAGACGACGACCTATGGCACCTGTACAACCTGATCAGTGTCAATGACGAAGTGGAGACCATCACGTCAAGGAAGGTACACAAGGACATTGGGAACAACACGTACGCCACGGAAATCAGGAAAATGAGACTGACGCTCATGATAACAAAAGTGGACTTCGACTCAGCCAATAGCAGTCTGAGGCTGTcagggaaaaatattaaaaccAACGAttatgtaaaaatgggaCAGTATCATACCTTCGAAATAGCacttaatgaaaaaataaaaataaaaaaaaaaaactgggaCAGTGTGTATAAGGAGAAGTTGGAGGAATGTACGAACGTAAAGATGAATTCCAAAGTAGCCATCCTGTTGGTGAATTGTGGAGAAGCTCAAATGTACCTCCTCACGGAGAATTTGTGTAAACATATATTTACGCTAAGTAAAGtgataaagaagaagagagaaaaaagcaacaaCTCTCTGTACGCAAAGTCCTTGGGTGCATTTTTTCAGCAACTCCTACTCCAACTGATGAAAAATGTGGatgtagaaaaaatgcaatgtATCGTTTTGGGTGGACCcggtttttttaaaaacgacTTCCTGCAATATGTGTATGAAAAATCAGAgcagaaaaatgataaaaacgtCCTGAGCATCAAGTCCAAGTTCCTCATCGTGAAGACATCTAGCATTAATAGGAATTCCGTCAACGAAATATTGAACAATCAACAAATAAAAGACCAAGTATTAAATATGAAGGTCGTTTCTCACATAGATGTTTTAAATAagttttacaaaatgttTGATAaaagtgaggaaaaaatatgttacgGAAATGCCGATGTGAAATACGCTGCGTCCTTGCAGGCTATTGAATCTCTGCTCATTACCGATCGAACTTTTCGGAACTGTGATGTAGTGACTAGAAAGGAGTACGTCGCCATGGTTCGGGATGTAAGGAATAGTGGTGGGCGTGTGTATATCTTTCCAGACAACCACACCACTGGAGAGCAGCTCAACGCCCTCACAGGAATTGCCGCCATTTTGAAGTTTCCCGTCTACATGCCAGAGGGGGACGATGAGAGGAGACAAAATGAGAAACGGGAAGACGAGGAGAACTGA
- a CDS encoding rhoptry-associated leucine zipper-like protein 1, putative, with product MKRDIVLSLFFLINVGVLFGPANSAYRLKKSSVNVQEGEEHRAGKKAVCPMISEKKRKSDKRGNNLGSNTVQEDADDTEFGEDLEGGEDMVDETSEGLKEETTTEEVTMEEATDMDAVDREAAELEEEQYKEMKERKRKRTHASANVSGECPMKKGEKRKKKNNVINTMKEIESHDDSTEGKGKKEDNESLYEEKKQKILMIHVLKSIKEHLDRQKKNFNNFLSFLSESYASYEKFYVSRNVNGVHSGVQNGMSEEETGITSQSFLSLQEESVPKCVMKKGQGGLLASAGSTSGGETNEEVEEEAQEDEPEDDEGEGNLGGDSSAVDNSGGDSTGGDNAGSGGGSSGGNANTSHDKKKDEKNPSNQMNKIKNILYGMLRSKELSAKQKEYLRVILQILTLEDDLLQKEKMQVEVNKKIIDVLLGKSNELRNLAVHLSKGEGETGEAEGNQRVDLAQNIVSNLLNFSVELKNTGNIVYNNIQGQGDLLQSIEKNINKAEEQLKNVRVHTEYKGAKKEEPTTVDPSNNDNTEKNKEDAHSQKKVSESEFLQYCDADEADPNSTCPFKSVSSSKNGSGEVNNNIVGDTEKKLTAKGTYNKFTLDETMKNHFFSNFVKDSITLRKLYRLLYDMF from the coding sequence ATGAAGCGGGACATTGtgctttctttatttttcctcatcaACGTAGGTGTCCTGTTTGGACCCGCCAACAGTGCTTATCGCTTAAAGAAGAGTAGCGTGAATGTGCAGGAGGGAGAGGAACATAGAGCTGGAAAGAAAGCAGTGTGTCCTATGATAAGTGAGAAAAAGCGAAAGAGtgacaaaagaggaaataatcTAGGAAGTAATACGGTACAGGAGGATGCGGATGACACAGAATTTGGAGAGGACTTGGAAGGAGGGGAGGATATGGTGGATGAGACGTCGGAAGGCctgaaagaagaaacaacgACAGAGGAAGTGACAATGGAAGAGGCAACCGATATGGATGCAGTCGACAGGGAGGCGGCGGAGTTAGAAGAAGAACAATACAAGGAAATGAAGGAGagaaaacggaaaaggacCCACGCGAGTGCGAATGTTTCAGGAGAGTGCCCAAtgaagaagggagaaaaaagaaaaaaaaaaaacaatgtaATAAACACGATGAAGGAGATAGAAAGCCACGATGACAGCacggaaggaaagggaaaaaaagaagataatGAATCCTTgtatgaggagaaaaaacagaaaatattaatgatccatgttttaaaaagtatTAAAGAACATTTGGATagacagaagaaaaatttcaacaACTTCTTGTCTTTCCTAAGTGAATCTTATGCAAGTTACGAGAAGTTTTATGTGTCCCGAAACGTGAATGGTGTGCATAGTGGAGTGCAAAATGGAATGAGTGAAGAGGAAACGGGGATAACGTCACAGTCGTTTTTGAGTTTACAGGAGGAGAGCGTTCCCAAGTGTGTCATGAAGAAGGGTCAGGGCGGTTTACTTGCAAGCGCTGGTAGCACTAGCGGAGGTGAGACGAATGAAGAGGTGGAGGAAGAGGCGCAGGAGGACGAACCGGAGGATGATGAGGGGGAAGGCAATTTAGGTGGTGACAGTTCAGCTGTGGACAATTCGGGTGGGGATAGTACAGGTGGAGACAATGCGGGTTCGGGTGGCGGAAGTTCGGGAGGTAATGCGAACACGAGTCATGACAAGAAGAAAGACGAAAAGAATCCTTCaaaccaaatgaacaaaataaagaatatcCTGTACGGCATGTTGCGATCCAAAGAGTTATCCGCAAAGCAGAAGGAGTACCTGCGGGTGATTCTACAAATATTAACCCTGGAGGATGATCTCctacaaaaggaaaagatgcAAGTGGAAGTGAACAAGAAAATTATCGATGTCCTCTTGGGTAAGTCAAATGAACTCAGAAACCTAGCAGTACACCTGagtaaaggagaaggagaaacaggCGAAGCAGAAGGAAACCAACGAGTTGACTTGGCACAAAACATTGTATCAAACTTGTTGAATTTTTCGGTTGAATTAAAAAACACTGGTAATATAGTGTATAATAATATACAAGGACAAGGAGACTTACTCCAAAGCATTGAAAAGAATATCAACAAGGCTGAGGAGCAGTTGAAAAATGTGCGTGTGCACACAGAGTACAAGGGggcgaagaaggaagaacccACTACTGTCGACCCAAGTAATAATGATAACACAGAAAAGAACAAGGAAGATGCTCATAGCCAGAAGAAGGTTAGTGAGTCAGAATTCCTCCAATACTGCGATGCTGATGAGGCAGATCCCAATTCTACTTGTCCATTTAAATCTGTATCATCTTCCAAAAATGGATCTGGTGAGGTAAACAACAACATTGTTGGAgatactgaaaaaaaactaaCGGCTAAGGGAACTTACAATAAATTCACCCTCGATGAGACGATGAAGAATCACTTCTTTAGCAACTTCGTAAAGGACTCCATCACACTGAGGAAGCTTTACCGCTTGCTATATGACATGTTCTAG
- a CDS encoding ubiquitin C-terminal hydrolase, putative translates to MFHLIVYTQEHSSHFNDFLTLFENVYDRNGNRISNHGEHPGGDNKGDTNDNTSTLDKRVSEERAPIKQKVSQDGGGGPKVHHFTSSFLQLYINDEKNFDLYLIDDNTNNESDNGGGAISVAVSGIGTEAPRQEVQKVSLDVAEDFAKDVAKDVAKDISPPTHKRGICGRENEDIKRNQRSSKKGGGKREKGTSVKRPKEGINQKDTHPHEDDKSRRVNLPLHRSHMLFILSLPTHFPFEHLYRLINAYTDFIVQIKVFHVRSNISFLDEEEYPREEFGGSFSTIGMNEDKHLIPVDTRSGKSSYGKQLDQYSRGSEGNPREEGACTCEVEGVVMHERIHSVVKRRLKKKKKIKSYSVMIFFKTQIYADMFYSEYHCANLNHLVESRKGEWQHNMVDKTSDKGYPDWYVYCAFVSLVYYILDGEVGFPQVDAKVDAKVNAEVNAEVDAKMNAKMNAKMNAEVNAEVDVVSQVDEPPRQSDGNIIEHKKGQNEKHGRVNYLSSSGNNNLFDINYFETFQKGIVTDGNTCISTCPLCMELLCEEVCFTLTRSRKWHSRKKGKENQLYDYVNLSCNVCSVIFLYDSMSRLLGEHWGGQLVIGMAEGTRNCVSHCVENTVDHSTEDHRTCGEVLPGRDARSRLAHIVGTLKCRNCNNVDDIWLCLTCANIGCGRYQKSHAKFHSAMYNHHYCLNLKTKKVWNYMREAFIEDKMEDDHSELDNTWRGGKGPVNDDFGYNTFHPCVDAPLPGRGDFVDDEYELCYGDEREAGLEHITQPSHMDHTYYDDYYVHDMQDSYDSLIYNKIYDIFTDDAYISDGLKNELLYSLYSLLSHEAHLYNNSLIELQCRYMNRVDLESRNIKSIRDTVSQIENQNRKMEIFLQKVESSIKAKNNERAQLQEKINFFRHLNSNIVSHRCATRATKREKEGRVVKDDDNDDDSRKIKRLDETITSLQAQVDELLRGL, encoded by the coding sequence ATGTTTCACCTAATCGTCTATACACAAGAGCATTCCAGCCATTTTAACGACTTTCTAACCCTGTTCGAAAATGTATACGATCGGAATGGGAACCGAATTTCAAACCATGGAGAACACCCTGGGGGAGACAACAAGGGTGATACCAATGATAATACGTCGACATTGGACAAAAGGGTGTCTGAAGAAAGGGCACCGATCAAGCAGAAGGTTTCTCAAGACGGGGGAGGGGGCCCAAAGGTTCATCATTTTACATCATCCTTTTTGCAACTTTACATAAATGACGAAAAGAATTTCGATTTATACTTAATAGACGACAACACCAACAACGAAAGCGACAACGGAGGAGGAGCAATATCCGTGGCAGTATCGGGGATTGGCACGGAAGCCCCCCGCCAGGAAGTGCAAAAGGTCTCCCTCGATGTTGCTGAGGATTTTGCTAAGGATGTTGCGAAGGATGTTGCGAAGGATATATCTCCTCCTACCCATAAGAGGGGAATCTGCGGAAGGGAAAATGAAGACATAAAAAGGAATCAAAGGAGTagcaaaaaaggaggaggaaaacgaGAAAAAGGCACTTCCGTGAAAAGgccaaaggaaggaattaaTCAGAAGGATACTCACCCGCACGAGGATGATAAAAGCAGGAGAGTGAACCTACCTCTGCATCGGTCCCACATGCTATTCATTCTGTCGCTTCCGACACACTTCCCCTTCGAACACCTCTACCGCTTGATCAATGCTTACACAGACTTCATCGTACAGATAAAGGTTTTCCATGTGCGCAGTAATATCTCCTTCTTGGATGAAGAGGAATATCCCAGAGAGGAGTTTGGAGGGAGTTTCTCCACCATTGGTATGAATGAAGACAAACATCTTATCCCGGTGGATACCCGCAGTGGAAAAAGTTCATACGGAAAGCAATTGGACCAGTACAGCAGGGGTAGTGAAGGCAACCCGCGTGAAGAGGGCGCCTGTACATGCGAAGTCGAAGGAGTGGTCATGCACGAACGAATACACAGCGTGGTAAAGaggagattaaaaaaaaaaaaaaaaattaaaagttacTCCGTGatgattttcttcaaaacaCAAATATACGCTGACATGTTTTATAGTGAGTACCACTGTGCAAATTTAAATCATCTAGTGGAGAGTCGAAAAGGAGAGTGGCAGCACAACATGGTGGACAAAACGAGCGACAAGGGGTATCCTGATTGGTATGTCTACTGCGCGTTCGTCAGTTTAGTGTACTACATTTTGGATGGAGAAGTGGGGTTCCCCCAGGTGGACGCAAAGGTAGACGCAAAGGTGAACGCAGAGGTGAATGCAGAGGTGGATGCAAAGATGAACGCAAAGATGAATGCAAAGATGAACGCAGAGGTGAATGCAGAGGTGGATGTGGTGTCCCAAGTAGATGAGCCTCCGCGGCAAAGCGACGGAAATATCATTGAGCATAAGAAGGGTCAGAACGAAAAACACGGGAGAGTGAATTACCTCTCCTCCAGTGGGAACAACAACCTATTCGACATAAATTACTTTGAGACCTTTCAAAAAGGTATAGTGACTGATGGAAACACGTGCATATCAACATGTCCACTTTGCATGGAGTTGCTTTGCGAGGAGGTGTGCTTTACCCTAACGAGGAGCAGAAAATGGCACTCccgaaaaaaagggaaggagaaccAGCTGTACGATTATGTTAATTTATCCTGCAACGTATGCTCTGTGATATTTCTTTACGATTCGATGTCTCGGTTGTTGGGCGAACATTGGGGGGGTCAATTGGTTATAGGTATGGCGGAGGGTACACGGAACTGTGTGTCACATTGCGTAGAAAATACCGTTGACCATAGTACTGAGGACCACAGAACTTGTGGTGAAGTGCTCCCCGGGAGAGATGCTCGGAGTAGGTTGGCACATATAGTAGGCACCCTCAAATGCAGAAACTGCAACAACGTTGACGACATATGGCTGTGCCTTACATGCGCAAATATAGGATGTGGAAGGTATCAGAAGAGTCACGCGAAATTTCATAGCGCCATGTATAACCATCATTACTGTCTCAACCTGAAGACGAAGAAAGTGTGGAATTACATGCGGGAGGCTTTTATTGAAGACAAGATGGAGGATGATCATAGTGAGTTGGATAATACCTGGCGTGGAGGTAAAGGCCCGGTTAACGATGACTTCGGTTATAATACTTTCCATCCATGTGTAGATGCACCCCTCCCGGGGAGGGGTGACTTTGTGGACGATGAATATGAACTTTGCTACGGTGACGAGAGGGAGGCAGGCCTAGAACACATCACCCAACCCAGTCACATGGATCACACATATTACGACGACTACTATGTACATGACATGCAGGATAGTTATGATAGCCTTATTTACAATAAAATCTACGATATCTTCACAGACGATGCCTACATCAGTGATGGGCTCAAGAACGAACTCCTCTACAGTTTGTACTCCCTACTATCCCACGAGGCACATCTTTACAACAATAGCCTCATCGAACTTCAATGTAGATACATGAATAGAGTGGACCTGGAAAGTAGGAACATAAAAAGCATACGAGATACTGTCAGTCAAATTGAAAatcaaaatagaaaaatggagatttTCCTCCAAAAGGTGGAGTCTTCCATTAAAGCAAAGAACAACGAAAGGGCGCAACTGCAGGAGAAGATAAACTTCTTCAGGCATCTCAACAGTAACATCGTTTCGCACCGGTGCGCTACGCGTGCAacgaaaagggagaaagaaggtcGTGTCGTAAAGGACGACGACAATGATGATGACTCCAGGAAGATAAAGCGCCTCGACGAGACCATCACCTCCCTGCAGGCGCAGGTGGATGAGCTGCTGCGCGGGTTATAA
- a CDS encoding Obg-like ATPase 1, putative, with translation MAPKKKEEEQKVLLGRPKNTLKMGLVGLPNVGKSTTFNVLTKLNIPAENYPFCTIDPHEAKVTVEDERFDWLVSHFKPKSNVHAYLSIFDIAGLVKNAHLGEGLGNNFLSNIAAVDGIYHVVRAFENEDIIHTEGNINPVRDMEIINSELIYKDISHCEKNLEEVTKVLNRNKKDKVKQNEHDVLTTVLSFLKEHKWIKDGNWKSSEVEVINEYNFLTAKPVVYLVNMSETDFIRQKNKHLAKIYNWVQEKNKGTIIPYCADMELKLLSMSEDEKKTYFEENKIKQSMLSKIVKTGYYEINLIHFFTCGADEVKCWTIRKGTKAPQAAGVIHTDFEKGFICAEVYKYTDLVEFKSESEVKANGRYLQKGKDYVVEDGDIIFFKFNVSSSGKK, from the exons ATGGCaccaaagaaaaaggaggaagagcagAAAGTCCTGCTCGGAAG gcCCAAGAATACACTGAAAATGGGATTAGTAGGCTTGCCCAACGTTG GTAAATCTACCACGTTCAACGTACTGACGAAGCTGAACATTCCCGCGGAGAACTACCCCTTCTGTACAATCGATCCGCACGAAGCCAAGGTGACAGTGGAGGACGAGCGATTCGACTGGCTAGTGAGCCACTTCAAGCCGAAGAGCAACGTGCATGCGTATCTGTCCATCTTCGACATTGCCGGCCTCGTAAAAAACGCACACCTCGGAGAAGGCCTTGGAAACAACTTCCTCTCCAACATTGCAGCAGTGGATGGAATATATCACGTCGTCCGTGCATTCGAAAATGAAGATATCATACACACGGAGGGAAATATAAACCCTGTGAGAGATATGGAAATTATAAACTCAGAGTTGATTTACAAGGACATAAGtcactgtgaaaaaaatctGGAGGAAGTTACTAAAGTGTTAAATAGAAATAAGAAGGATAAAGTCAAACAGAACGAACATGATGTATTAACAACTGTGTTAAGCTTTCTGAAGGAACATAAATGGATCAAGGATGGCAATTGGAAAAGTTCAGAAGTTGAAGTAATCAACGAGTATAATTTCCTTACTGCGAAACCAGTGGTTTATTTGGTGAATATGAGTGAAACAGATTTTATTCGCCAGAAGAATAAACACTTGGCGAAAATTTACAATTGGGTACAGGAGAAGAATAAGGGGACAATCATCCCTTACTGTGCAGACATGGAGTTGAAATTGCTATCCATGAGTgaagatgagaaaaaaacttATTTTGAAGAGAACAAGATAAAACAGAGTATGTTAAGTAAGATAGTAAAAACTGGATACTACGAAATTAacttaattcatttttttacgtgtgGAGCAGATGAAGTTAAGTGTTGGACTATACGAAAGGGGACCAAGGCGCCACAGGCTGCGGGGGTTATTCACACCGACTTTGAAAAAGGCTTCATTTGTGCGGAAGTGTACAAGTACACGGACCTGGTGGAGTTCAAGTCGGAGAGCGAGGTCAAGGCCAACGGCAGGTATTTGCAGAAGGGCAAGGATTATGTCGTGGAAGACGGCGACATCATCTTCTTCAAGTTCAATGTGTCTTCCTCGGGAAAAAAGTAG
- a CDS encoding cell cycle control protein cwf15-like protein codes for MTTAHRPTWYNAIGGENQGGNRKVSQTAKVCSRDLPGHMKMKTRDLSDYVEDKEEIRKNLIQLEGGATDKDNKHRLLAIENIKKLTNHEYKNPFPEDEDDEVEEEWTSRKRKKGRKAKRKDPAQRRAKGNSPEGSQEGDQSGDISENPSDGSSDGSAEDRSDDESDDSSDDESEDEEEKELLRELENLKREKMEKERQEKQEQELLQSRKNNVLTNNPLINLEDNSDNEEAEGMSRKRKWTEEAIFRNTCEKKEKKITFINDTVRTAFHKKFLFKYIH; via the exons ATGACAACCGCACACAGACCCACATGGTACAACGCCATCGGGGGGGAAAACCAGG GTGGCAACCGCAAGGTGAGCCAAACCGCCAAGGTCTGCAGCAGGGACCTACCAGGGCACATGAAAATGAAGACCAGGGACTTGAGCGACTACGTGGAGGACAAGGAAGAGATTAGGAAGAACCTCATTCAGCTTGAAGGCGGAGCTACCGACAAGGACAACAAGCATAGACTGCTAGCCATCGAGAATATAAAGAAACTCACGAACCATGAGTACAAAAACCCGTTTCCAGAGGACGAGGATGATGAAGTGGAGGAGGAATGGACATCACGCAAgcggaaaaagggaaggaaggcaaaACGGAAGGATCCAGCGCAAAGGCGCGCGAAGGGAAACTCGCCGGAAGGCAGTCAAGAGGGTGATCAATCAGGTGACATTTCAGAAAATCCGTCAGATGGTTCGTCAGATGGGTCGGCAGAAGACAGATCAGATGATGAATCGGATGATTCTTCCGATGACGAATCCGAGGacgaggaggagaaggaactcCTGCGGGAGCTCGAAAACCTCAAGCGAgagaaaatggagaaggagcGACAGGAAAAGCAGGAGCAGGAGCTTCTGCAAAGCAGAAAGAACAATGTTCTTACCAATAATCCGCTCATAAATCTGGAGGATAATAGCGATAATGAGGAAGCCGAAGGTATGAGCAGAAAACGAAAGTGGACCGAGGAGGCCATCTTCCGAAACACCTgtgagaagaaggagaaaaaaattaccttcATTAACGATACCGTGCGCACAGCCTTCCACAAAAAGTTTCTCTTTAAGTATATCCACTGA
- a CDS encoding U3 small nucleolar RNA-associated protein 7, putative: MTDENSAGASPVRRGHRDDGILVLHEVTPQAVEEECINVDVERIKRKRKNKKLLNKLKKKNREKILQKNRIDYLPVDPKELPQNLPITKKIKNKKIKMKLKRDVRLAILSSKKLLANRKFKRVEEGFIRAAPPSGSTNKGEVMNKGEKMMDNGEMMNKGEVMNKGEVMNKGEVMNKGEVMNKGEVMNKGEKMMDNGGESTVGASAGARSLLTQKELYAQADMGIKKKIIDLRLNLGAYQCRYSRNGKYLLSTGEKGHITLMDTQNLEPMCELQVEESVRCSTILHNHKLFAVAQKKYIYFYDNTGIEVNCIKDILYTYQLEFLPYHFLLTSIGEFGELVYQDISMGNIITRKKTKRGPCNIMKQSKHDATIYLGHQNGHVTVWTPNIDKPVCDIYCHATPISAIALHKNYLITSSVDCTYKLWDLRKLQFIESYRSHNIINEMDISDTGIVGMAINSHFRTYKDFFNKPQLYLTHNNYGDKINSLAFQPFEDICCVGSRYSIKSLLIPGAGLANIDTYVNNPYETKKQVRENEIRSLLDKLPPDTITFGKNKLGLINPFASNVKQVNGKTQHGYGYGYGAGEAGGASGEGSHHRTNHKNPRNHNTIHSKQQMGDSSDDESSDDATGGLRRGRKGSLHQNTTRTKPPGMKKKKKKKNKNKSFLNSNVPKHLRKSAKDRAAERTAGGS; this comes from the coding sequence ATGACAGATGAAAACTCGGCGGGCGCCTCGCCCGTGAGAAGAGGGCACAGGGACGATGGAATTCTTGTCCTGCATGAGGTGACTCCCCAGGCGGTAGAAGAAGAATGCATAAATGTAGACGTGGAGAGGATCAAAcgtaaaaggaagaacaagaaaCTACTGaataagttaaaaaaaaaaaatcgggaGAAAATCCTTCAGAAAAATCGTATCGATTACTTGCCAGTGGATCCAAAGGAACTTCCGCAGAATTTGCcaataacgaaaaaaataaaaaataaaaaaataaaaatgaaattgaaGAGGGATGTGAGACTGGCCATTTTATCGTCCAAGAAGTTGTTGGCGAATAGGAAGTTTAAGCGAGTGGAGGAGGGATTCATTCGGGCGGCGCCACCAAGTGGGAGCACCAACAAAGGGGAGGTGATGAATAAAGGGGAGAAGATGATGGACAACGGGGAGATGATGAATAAAGGGGAGGTGATGAATAAAGGGGAGGTGATGAATAAAGGGGAGGTGATGAATAAAGGGGAGGTGATGAATAAAGGGGAGGTGATGAATAAAGGGGAGAAGATGATGGACAACGGAGGAGAGTCAACTGTTGGCGCTTCCGCAGGGGCACGATCCCTACTAACGCAGAAAGAACTCTACGCACAAGCGGATATGGGcatcaaaaagaaaatcatCGACCTGAGGTTGAACTTGGGAGCATACCAATGCAGATATTCACGAAACGGAAAGTACCTTCTGTCGACGGGAGAAAAAGGACACATCACACTTATGGATACACAGAACTTAGAACCCATGTGTGAACTGCAAGTTGAGGAATCAGTTAGATGCAGTACCATACTACACAACCACAAACTCTTCGCAGTGGcacaaaagaaatatatatatttttatgacAACACAGGCATTGAAGTAAACTGTATCAAGGATATCCTATACACCTATCAACTTGAATTCCTTCCATACCATTTCTTATTAACTTCCATTGGAGAGTTTGGTGAATTGGTGTATCAAGATATATCCATGGGAAATATcattacaagaaaaaaaacgaaaagaggCCCATGTAATATAATGAAACAGAGTAAACATGATGCAACCATCTACCTTGGTCATCAAAATGGCCATGTAACTGTATGGACCCCCAATATAGACAAACCTGTATGTGACATATACTGCCACGCCACTCCTATATCAGCCATAGCCCTTCATAAAAACTATCTTATCACCTCCTCTGTTGACTGTACATACAAACTCTGGGATCTTAGGAAATTACAGTTCATTGAATCGTATCGCTCTCATAATATCATTAACGAAATGGACATCAGTGATACAGGCATCGTTGGCATGGCAATAAACAGCCATTTCAGAACGTATAAGGATTTCTTTAACAAACCACAACTATACTTAACACACAACAACTATGGTGATAAAATAAACTCCCTCGCATTTCAACCCTTTGAAGACATATGTTGTGTGGGTTCACGCTACTCCATCAAGTCTCTTCTCATTCCAGGAGCTGGTCTAGCGAACATCGACACATACGTAAACAACCCATACGAAACAAAGAAACAAGTTcgggaaaatgaaataaggTCGCTTCTTGATAAACTGCCTCCTGATACCATCacctttggaaaaaataaacttggACTGATCAACCCGTTCGCTTCAAACGTGAAGCAGGTGAATGGAAAAACTCAGCATGGCTATGGCTATGGCTACGGTGCAGGTGAAGCAGGAGGAGCAAGTGGTGAAGGATCTCATCACCGAACCAATCATAAAAACCCTCGGAATCACAACACCATCCATAGTAAACAACAGATGGGGGATTCATCCGATGACGAATCTTCTGACGATGCCACAGGAGGACTTAGGCGTGGACGGAAGGGATCACTCCACCAGAAcacaacaagaacaaaaccCCCagggatgaagaagaagaaaaaaaaaaaaaataaaaataaatcctttttaaattctaACGTTCCCAAACATTTGCGCAAAAGTGCCAAAGATAGAGCGGCCGAGCGCACGGCGGGAGGGAGTTAA